Proteins encoded in a region of the Kryptolebias marmoratus isolate JLee-2015 linkage group LG14, ASM164957v2, whole genome shotgun sequence genome:
- the LOC108231074 gene encoding macrophage mannose receptor 1 isoform X3, giving the protein MLKSLNAWRSDTSHTYTHTHTVGLRERQGGVNPNYSQLEYAEKHLKKINTNNPTMARSVLLWLLVFASILASAHSQCQQGWREYENKCYFFSSDTKSWLEANAFCLEQNSNLMSIQDVHERLWVRTQINSEIYWFGLNDRVVEGVWEWTDGSPFIEYLSYWMPNQPDNYGEAEHCGQVVGYSYGQWNDENCDIKRRYICKHINPNPAPQCDLSNGWQQYGSNCYKLKSETRKSWTAARHDCVQEGADLVSITSADENTYVLGTLGTTHLDLWIGLSTLKCNKISCQLDPGHSQFGWSDAFPLSYTDWDEGQPTVDPQVGSCGAIIKDTSDSFGKWRSHLCRYERPYMCKRMLNTLCPPGWHSFSGSCYWIVSNINLLTTWYEALTKCSSVNAHLLIINNQEEQYFINGKLPDFHQVDIPDIWIGLSDQYQDGVFKWVDKSNTEFSNYGAGWPRNTEGLWDCGQIFTGNYEGKWETTNCFKSLGYICELTGGQNPQPTASPDGHCDQGYLLYGNFCYHFEIEDVKNWRDAEARCVSEQGHLVSFQRQEELSFLTAHLPGEAWVGLNDIDNENHFVFTDGTTPGILPWGPNQPDNWQDNEDCVQIRGMNHHEAGLLNDDFCTSTKEYICKNAKGQGPPPQPPTSGPGWNEKCGSWTPDPFNDFCYLFNYLSERSWAEARADCVNQGGDLLSITEPFEQAFIQGVIQQTPTGISLWMGGHDSVTEGGWEWTDGSPFRYIHWNTGNPDNYNGEDCLSILINSGYWNDDNCQNKRGYICKRRGRTPEPPPPHDGFMTALVCQDSSAVLHCPHESVINIKSAFYGRQKEDICPHLGGSGGSCTVEGILPRFRKACDNRPFCFAYAHTEVDPCPAVSKYLEIVYSCEQKVCLHGLGVEDGNITDSQLSASSSIGAFGPSKARLNGDSCWKPSGSASSSWIQVSLGESRKVTGIVIQGCPQDDHWVTKFQMKYSTDGTTWTDYLADGEFFPGATDRTTPDTQLLGTPVSAQYVRILPLEFNNQAGLRFDVLGCTPDYAVTCANKSNFNFASDQMTVHCPAGCVNSNYIVYGTSVYRGDSNICAAAIHAGVILNDAGGDCTLLKAPGQNFYAGSTRNGITSRQYNGNYAVSYTFADGELRCSGPDWYEFGDFCYKPFGDKKTWHDARRMCRNLGAELVSIQSMTEQSWLESYLYMATSDVWTGLNDLIVSGMFMWSDENIVTFTHWAPGEPNNHDGFSEDCVEMFHTTGRWNDVSCTELNTYICKTRKAHYPLPSVKPTHYGCSQGWDAYGYSCYWMEETARSWSDAKAFCKEQSSSLLHIGDIYEQAHFTVALSGRTGFWWIGLRARGGTTGGIDYIWDNGLPLSFTHWDKDQPDNGDGTCVAMTTGPIGGFWDDKQCSEKYAFVCEKSRPDITPPTKAPTPPPSQGCTDSWTALPHFRNCYKLFHNVDWSLKKSWGAAREDCISRGANLVSIHNQEEEEFLSKYNKGSTKWIGLKHNPIEGGYSWSDGSPVTHTNWGIGEPNNHEGREECIEMVSNTNGTVSWWNDLNCDAHQDWICMIAKGKTPIIPPVPPPPVPAPDCGSNPGWRKNNKICYYYNDTDIVDYHTANMRCYAEKALLVSILNKDEQAYVNTMVGTGKVTAAWIGLRMFGIASGQYMWVDLSPLVYTHWAPGEPNNANGEEQCVQMNRHQGGWNDANCGRAGAGYVCKKFPGDIHTPPPPTQPWEGNCPAGWMRFRNKCFMFKGQGHDLKANWSDAQSWCKEQGGELAVIDDQYENDFVASYLRDLRFPTWIGLSDQLSENQYAWSDNSPVLYTNWNENEPNNAGGAEHCVAMTHNMLSTGRWNDDACHKNHSFVCYRKKSSSIQPPPPTKSPCPADYISWYQNCYKLVEEPATWDAAQAACEAQGGNLASIDMSYDQAFVAGAVLQGKADAWIGLRRKEDGSYAWSDSWPVFFTQWGPGEPSNVKDEGCVSMHASIWFHGTWNDTKCDQAKPYICKISSVKPPPTPSPGDGHCLKFWVPYGRYCYYVFNEKQGYSWPDARHFCQSFWSDLVSIHSRAELEFIRNMNYTKNHNIWIGLTRDRNFGWGWMDKTPVAFLNWAAGEPNSAFHPGEVAEENCVEMYQDGHWNDNNCLLKKGFACRHRQFYSTDENKNPITPTDGPGSNGSGVVAGAIVGAIIFVCLVAGLLYFVFKVRGYKLSSLSLPTRTTSKIDVPAFSNPNFTGESDT; this is encoded by the exons ATGCTCAAAAGTCTGAACGCTTGGAGATCAGACACatctcacacatacacacacacacacaccgtcggGCTCAGGGAACGTCAAGGTGGAGTAAATCCAAACTATTCCCAACTAGAATATgcagaaaaacatcttaaaaagataaacacaaacaatccAACGATGGCCAGAAGTGTTCTTCTGTGGCTGCTCGTCTTTGCTTCTATTCTTGCTTCTG CTCACAGTCAGTGTCAGCAGGGCTGGAGGGAGTATGAGAACAAATGTTACTTCTTTTCAAGCGACACCAAGTCGTGGTTGGAGGCAAACGCGTTTTGTTTGGAGCAGAACAGCAACCTGATGAGCATTCAGGACGTCCATGAGAGG TTATGGGTGAGAACTCAAATCAACTCTGAGATCTACTGGTTCGGCTTGAACGACCGAGTTGTAGAAGGTGTCTGGGAGTGGACTGACGGGAGTCCTTTCATAGAATACTTATC GTACTGGATGCCGAACCAGCCTGACAACTACGGCGAAGCGGAGCACTGTGGTCAGGTGGTTGGGTACAGCTACGGGCAGTGGAATGACGAAAACTGCGACATAAAGAGGAGATATATCTGCAAGCACATTAACC CAAACCCTGCCCCACAGTGTGACCTGTCCAACGGGTGGCAGCAGTACGGCTCCAACTGCTACAAGCTGAAATCAGAAACCAGGAAGAGCTGGACTGCAGCCAGACACGACTGCGTGCAGGAGGGGGCAGACCTGGTGTCCATAACCTCAGCAGATGAGAACACGTATGTGCTGGGAACACTGGGAACGACACATCTGGACCTCTGGATTGGACTTTCCACACTG AAATGCAACAAGATTTCGTGCCAGCTTGACCCCGGGCACAGCCAGTTTGGCTGGTCCGACGCTTTCCCGTTGTCATACACCGACTGGGACGAGGGTCAGCCTACAGT TGATCCGCAGGTCGGCTCGTGTGGTGCAATAATCAAAGATACGTCGGATTCCTTTGGAAAATGGAGGTCCCACTTGTGCCGATACGAGCGTCCGTACATGTGCAAACGCATGCTTAACA cCCTCTGTCCTCCTGGTTGGCACAGCTTTTCTGGCAGCTGTTACTGGATAGTCAGTAACATCAATCTGTTGACCACCTGGTACGAAGCTTTGACCAAGTGCTCCAGCGTGAACGCTCATCTGCTGATCATAAACAA TCAGGAAGAGCAGTACTTCATAAACGGCAAACTTCCAGACTTTCACCAAGTGGACATTCCTGACATCTGGATCGGCTTATCCG ATCAGTACCAGGACGGGGTTTTCAAATGGGTGGACAAAAGCAACACCGAGTTTTCAAACTACGGCGCGGGTTGGCCCAGAAACACTGAAGGCTTGTGGGACTGTGGGCAGATCTTTACAG GAAATTATGAGGGTAAATGGGAGACGACCAACTGCTTTAAGAGCCTGGGTTACATCTGTGAGTTGACAGGTGGACAAAACCCGCAGCCGACAGCCTCTCCCG ACGGCCACTGCGACCAGGGATATTTGCTGTACGGAAACTTCTGCTATCACTTTGAAATCGAGGATGTGAAAAACTGGCGCGACGCCGAGGCCCGCTGTGTCAGCGAGCAGGGTCATCTGGTCAGCTTCCAAAGACAGGAGGAGCTGAGCTTCCTGACTG CTCACCTGCCAGGTGAAGCCTGGGTGGGTTTGAATGACATCGATAATGAAAATCATTTTGTGTTCACCGATGGAACAACTCCA GGCATCCTCCCGTGGGGGCCCAACCAACCAGACAACTGGCAGGATAACGAAGACTGCGTGCAAATCAGAGGAATGAATCACCACGAGGCCGGGCTGCTTAATGATGACTTCTGCACCTCCACAAAGGAATATATTTGCAAAAATG CTAAAGGACAAGgacctcctcctcagcctccaaCATCTGGACCAG GATGGAATGAAAAATGTGGCTCGTGGACGCCTGACCCTTTCAACGACTTCTGCTACCTGTTCAACTATCTGTCGGAGAGATCCTGGGCGGAGGCTCGAGCCGACTGCGTCAACCAAGGAGGAGACCTTCTCAGTATCACCGAACCCTTCGAGCAGGCTTTCATACAGG GAGTGATCCAGCAGACTCCCACTGGGATCTCCCTGTGGATGGGAGGTCATGACTCCGTCACAGAAGGCGGCTGGGAGTGGACGGATGGCTCTCCGTTCAGATACATCCACTGGAACACGG GTAACCCAGATAACTATAACGGTGAAGACTGCCTGTCCATACTGATTAATAGCGGCTACTGGAATGATGACAACTGTCAAAACAAGCGAGGATACATCTGCAAGAGAAGAG GAAGAACGCCCGAGCCTCCCCCGCCCCACGACG GTTTTATGACGGCGCTGGTGTGCCAGGACTCCTCCGCTGTCCTTCACTGTCCACACGAAAGCGTCATTAACATCAAGTCTGCTTTCTACGGGCGACAGAAAGAGGACATCTGCCCACACCTCGGGGGATCGGGAG GCAGCTGCACAGTGGAAGGCATTCTGCCTCGGTTCAGAAAGGCGTGTGACAACCGTCCTTTCTGCTTCGCATACGCACACACCGAAGTGGACCCTTGCCCAGCTGTGTCTAAATATCTAGAGATTGTTTACAGCTGTGAACAGAAAG TGTGTCTGCACGGTTTGGGTGTCGAGGACGGGAACATCACAGACTCCCAGCTCTCTGCGTCCTCTTCCATCGGTGCCTTCGGGCCCAGCAAAGCCCGTCTGAATGGAGATTCCTGCTGGAAGCCTTCTGGGAGTG CAAGCTCAAGTTGGATTCAAGTAAGCCTGGGTGAGAGCAGAAAGGTGACAGGGATTGTAATCCAGGGCTGTCCTCAGGACGACCACTGGGTCACTAAATTTCAGATGAAGTACAGCACGGATGGAACAACCTGGACCGACTACTTGGCCGACGGcgag tttttcccaGGTGCAACGGACAGAACCACCCCTGATACTCAGCTGCTGGGGACCCCCGTGTCAGCTCAGTACGTCCGCATCCTTCCACTGGAGTTCAACAACCAGGCAGGCCTTCGATTCGACGTCTTAGGATGCACGCCTGACT ATGCAGTCACATGTGCCAACAAGTCCAACTTCAACTTTGCCAGTGATCAAATGAC TGTCCATTGCCCAGCAGGCTGTGTCAATTCTAACTACATTGTGTACGGCACTTCAGTATACCGTGGG GACTCGAACATCTGTGCGGCCGCCATCCACGCTGGAGTGATACTGAATGACGCCGGAGGAGACTGCACCTTGTTGAAAGCCCCAGGACAGAACTTCTACGCCGGCTCCACCAGGAACGGCATCACCTCCAGACA ATATAATGGAAACTATGCTGTGTCCTATACTTTCGCAGACGGGG AGCTGAGATGCTCCGGACCCGACTGGTACGAGTTTGGAGACTTCTGCTACAAAccgtttggagacaaaaagacgtGGCACGACGCCCGGCGCATGTGCAGGAATCTGGGCGCCGAGCTCGTTTCCATCCAGTCGATGACGGAGCAGAGCTGGCTGGAAAGCTACCTGTACATGG CCACCAGTGACGTGTGGACCGGTCTGAACGACCTGATCGTGTCTGGTATGTTCATGTGGTCTGACGAAAACATCGTAACCTTCACCCACTGGGCTCCAGGGGAACCCAACAACCATGACGGGTTCAGCGAGGACTGCGTGGAAATGTTCCACACA ACTGGACGGTGGAACGACGTTTCCTGCACAGAACTCAATACCTACATATGCAAAACACGCAAAGCACATTACCCACTTCCCTCAGTTAAACCCACACATTATGGATGCTCTCAG GGCTGGGATGCTTACGGCTACTCCTGCTACTGGATGGAAGAGACGGCCAGGAGTTGGTCTGATGCCAAAGCCTTCTGCAAGGAGCAGAGCAGCTCCTTGCTGCACATTGGAGACAT CTACGAGCAGGCACACTTTACAGTGGCGCTGTCAGGAAGGACTGGTTTCTGGTGGATCGGCCTGCGAGCTCGTGGAGGGACAACTGGAGGCATCGACTACATCTGGGACAACGGCTTACCTCTGAGCTTCACTCACTGGGACAAAGATCAACCAG ATAACGGGGACGGTACCTGTGTGGCTATGACAACGGGTCCGATTGGTGGTTTCTGGGATGACAAGCAGTGCTCGGAGAAATACGCCTTTGTCTGTGAAAAATCCCGACCCGACATCACCCCTCCTACCAAAGCTCCAACGCCTCCACCTTCACAGGGCTGCACTGATAGCTGGACAGCTCTGCCCCACTTCAGAAATTGTTACAAG CTCTTCCATAATGTGGATTGGTCCCTGAAGAAGAGCTGGGGAGCAGCACGTGAAGACTGCATCTCCAGAGGAGCTAATCTGGTCAGCATCCACaatcaggaggaggaagagtttcTGTCCAAGTACAACAAAGGCAGCACAAAGTGGATCGGTCTCAAACACAACCCAATTGAAGGAG GATATTCCTGGAGTGACGGCTCACCAGTGACACACACCAACTGGGGCATCGGGGAGCCAAATAACCACGAGGGCCGCGAGGAGTGCATCGAGATGGTGAGCAACACCAACGGAACCGTCTCCTGGTGGAACGACCTGAACTGTGACGCCCACCAGGACTGGATATGCATGATAGCTAAAGGGAAAACGCCCATCATTCCTCCAGTGCCCCCACCTCCTGTTCCAG CTCCCGACTGTGGCTCCAACCCAGGCTGGAGGAAGAACAACAAAATCTGTTACTACTACAATGACACAGACATCGTCGACTACCACACGGCAAACATGCGCTGCTACGCGGAGAAGGCCTTGCTCGTGTCCATTCTCAACAAAGACGAACAGGCATACGTTAACACCATG GTGGGCACCGGGAAGGTGACAGCAGCCTGGATTGGACTGAGGATGTTCGGCATTGCGAGTGGACAATACAT GTGGGTTGACCTCTCCCCTTTAGTGTACACTCACTGGGCCCCAGGTGAACCAAACAACGCCAACGGAGAGGAACAGTGTGTCCAGATGAACAGACACCAAG GCGGATGGAACGACGCCAACTGCGGGCGAGCCGGAGCGGGTTATGTTTGTAAGAAGTTCCCCGGAGACATCCACACCCCTCCTCCACCCACGCAGCCCTGGGAGGGCAACTGTCCTGCAG GTTGGATGCGTTTCAGGAACAAGTGCTTCATGTTCAAAGGGCAGGGCCATGATCTCAAAGCGAACTGGTCTGATGCTCAGAGCTGGTGCAAAGAACAAGGAGGAGAGCTGGCAGTTATTGATGACCAGTATGAGAACG ACTTTGTGGCTAGTTACCTGAGAGACCTGAGGTTCCCCACCTGGATCGGTCTGTCAGATCAGCTGTCGGAGAATCAGTACGCCTGGAGCGACAACAGCCCAGTGCTGTACACCAACTGGAATGAAAATGAGCCCAACAACGCAGGAGGAGCG GAACACTGTGTGGCGATGACTCACAACATGCTCTCAACCGGCAGATGGAACGATGACGCCTGTCACAAGAATCATAGCTTCGTCTGCTACAGAAAGAAAT CAAGCAGCATCCAACCGCCTCCCCCGACCAAGAGCCCCTGCCCTGCCGACTACATCTCCTGGTACCAGAACTGCTACAAGCTGGTGGAGGAGCCGGCCACCTGGGACGCCGCTCAGGCAGCCTGCGAGGCGCAGGGCGGCAACTTGGCCAGCATCGACATGAGCTACGACCAGGCCTTTGTTGCTGGGGCCGTCCTGCAAGGAAAGGCCGACGCCTGGATCGGACTCAGGCGCAAG GAGGATGGCTCATACGCGTGGTCGGACAGCTGGCCTGTGTTCTTCACTCAGTGGGGACCAGGAGAGCCCAGTAACGTCAAGGATGAGGGCTGCGTCAGTATGCACGCTTCCATCTGGTTCCACGGGACCTGGAACGATACCAAGTGTGACCAAGCTAAGCCCTACATCTGCAAGATCTCCTCAG TGAAACCACCGCCGACTCCCAGCCCCGGTGATGGGCATTGTCTGAAGTTCTGGGTTCCCTACGGCCGCTACTGTTACTACGTGTTCAACGAGAAGCAGGGCTACTCCTGGCCGGACGCCCGACACTTCTGCCAGTCGTTCTGGTCTGACCTGGTCTCCATTCACAGCAGAGCAGAGCTGGAGTTCATCAGGAACATGAACTACACAAAAAACCACAACATCTGGATCGGCCTCACCAGGGACAGAAACT TTGGCTGGGGCTGGATGGATAAAACCCCAGTGGCATTCCTCAACTGGGCTGCCGGTGAGCCCAACTCAGCCTTCCATCCTGGGGAAGTGGCTGAGGAGAACTGTGTGGAGATGTACCAGGACGGACACTGGAACGACAACAACTGTCTGCTGAAGAAAGGCTTTGCTTGTCGCCATCGCCAGT TCTACTcaacagatgaaaacaaaaatcccatCACACCCACTGATGGTCCTGGTTCCA atgGAAGTGGGGTGGTAGCCGGTGCCATCGTCGGAGCCATCATCTTCGTCTGCTTGGTAGCTGGACTGCTGTACTTCGTCTTTAAAGTGCGCGGGTATAAACTGAGCAGTCTGAGCCTACCGACAAGAACAACCAGTAAAATCGATGTG CCTGCGTTCTCCAACCCCAACTTCACAGGAGAGTCAGACACATAA